The DNA sequence TCCTGGGCGACACCGTCGTACATCTCGAAGTCGAGGAATTCGGTCGGCGAATCGTCGTCCGAGTCCTTCGCCCTGACACGGCCGGTAAACGTGGCAATCGCGCCCGACCGTTCGGCTTCGGGGTCACGTTTCACCCGCGCGACCAGCGATTCGAGCGTCTCGTGTGGTTCTGTCGCTTCGAGCGCAGTCACGACCGCCTCGATGTCGAGCGCATCGGGACTCGCCGCTCGCGTGAGGACCTCGCCGGAGCAGTCCGCGTCACCGAGAACGATCCGTGGGATGTCGGCATCCGGAAATCCGACCACGACGGCGTACTCGTGGGCCGGAGCGAGCAAGTCGAGAACGTCGGCCACCGATTTATTTTGTCCGCGTGCGCGCCAGCCGTCGCCGAGTTCGAACGCCGTTTCGGCGGCAGCATCGAACGAGGCCGCCGAACCGGACGGGGCGGGAGCGCCCGACGCGTCCGGCTCACGACGAACGGTTCCAACCGTGCCCGATTCCCCGAACCGATCGGTGAGTCGGTCGGCGACGGTCTCCGCACCCTCGCCGGTGACTCCCACTACGTACATGGACGTATTGCAGGGGGCGAGGCGCTTTTAGCCTTCGGTCGGAAGTTGAGAACGCTTAAGGCCGCGTCCGGGTAAGTCGGCTGTAGTATGAAGGTGGTCGTTTCTATCGGCGGTAGTGTGCTCGCTCCTGATCTGGAATCCCAGCGAGTGCGCGGACACGCCGAAGTCATCGAATCGCTCGCAACGGAGGGATGTGAAATCGGTGCGGTCGTCGGCGGCGGCGGTGTCGCCCGCGACTACATCGGTACCGCACGCAACCTCGGCGCGAACGAAATCGAATTGGACGATATCGGTATCGACGTGACGCGGTTGAACGCCCGACTGCTCATCGCGGCACTCGGCGAACGCGCCGCCCCGAGCCCGGCGGAAACGTACGAAGAAGCGGGAACCGCGATGCACCGCGGTGACATCGCCGTCATGGGTGGCGTGATGCCCGGCCAGACGACGGACGCCGTGAGCGCGGCACTGGCCGAGTACACCAACGCCGACCTGCTCGTTTATGCGACGAGCGTGAACGGTGTGTACAGCGATGATCCCAACGAAGTGGAAGACGCGACGAAGTACGACGAACTCTCGGCGAGCGAACTCGTGGACATCGTCACCGACCTCGAAATGACCGCGGGTAGCTCCGCACCAGTGGACTTCGTGGCCGCGAAACTCATCGGACGCTCGGGCGTCAGAACCATCGTCCTCGACGGAACGGAACCGCAACGCATCGCGGACGCCGTCCTCGACGGGAAGCACACTGGAACCGACATCATTCCCGAGGGCGCGGACGACGAGATGACCTACTGGGTACAAGAATGAGCGCGGGAACGGCACCGATGGATGAGCGGGACGAATCGGCGTCGGAAAACCACCACGCATTCTGGGCCGACGAAGTCGCCGACCGAATCGAGGCGCGGGACCCCGACGACCCCATCGTCATCAAGGGCGGAATATCGCCGTCCGGCGTTCCGCACCTCGGCAACGTCAACGAAATCATGCGCGGCTACTTCGTCGCCGAAGTCCTCCGCGACAGGGGACACGAGGTTCGACAGGTCTTCACCGCGGACGACCGCGACCCGCTTCGAAAGCTCCCCCGAAAACTGGCCGACTTGGACGGCAACATCGTGGAACTGGGCGATGTGAACGCGGGGGCGCTCGGACGGAACCTCGGCAAACCGTACACCGACATCCCGGACCCGTTCGACTGCTGTGACTCCTACGGGGAGCACTTCTCGAACCTCATCCAACAGAGCGCGGACCTGCTGGGCGTTCCCATCGACGTGGTGTCGAACACCGAGATGTACAAATCCGGCGAACTGGAGGACGTGACCCGCGAACTTCTCGAAAATTCGGAGAAAGCCCGCGAGGTGCTCGCGGAGTACCAGGACAAGGTGGACGGCGAATACATCCCGTTCAACCCCATCTGCGAGGAGTGCGGAAAGGTGACCGAGACGGTCACCGACTTCGACGTCGATGCGGGAACCGTCGAATACGTCTGCACGGACCTGAAGGCGGGCGACAACGTCATCGACGGCTGTGGTCACGAAGGGACGGCGACCCTCCGCGAGGGGAAACTCCCGTGGCGCTTCGAGTGGCCCGCCCAGTGGAAGACGCTCGGCGTGGACTTCGAACCGTTCGGCAAGGACCACGCGGAAGGGTCGTGGCCGAGCGGTGAGGACATCGCCCGGAACGTGATGGAGTTCGAACCGCCGGTGCCGATGACCTACGAGTGGTTCACGCTCAACGGCAAGCCGTTTTCCTCTTCCGAGGGGAACATCGTGCTCGTCGCGGAAGTGCTGGAACTGCTCGAACCGGAAGTGTTGCGCTACTTCTTCACCAAGGACCCGAGCAAGGCGCGGGACTTCGACATCGACCGTCTCGACCTGCTCGTGGACGAGTTCGACCGCTTCGAACGGATCTACTTCGGCGAGGAGGATGCCGACGAACGCGAGCGGACGCTCGCCGAACGGGTGTACCCGATGGTCGTCGACGAACCGCAGCAGGAACGGATTCGGATTCCGTACACCTTCGCCGCCATCCTGGGTATGACGGACGACCCCGAACTCCGCGAGGAAATCGCGCGGCGTGAAGGGCACATCTCCGACGACGCGCCGGACTGGGCGGTCGAAGATGCGCTCGGACGCGTCGAACGCGCACAGGCGTGGGCGCGACGCACGGGGAACGAGTACGATTACGACCTGAAGCGGACCGAGATGCCGGACGTGGATATCGACGCCGAGACGGACGCCGCGCTCGCTGAACTCGCCGACTTCATCGAGGAGGGCCACGACGGCGAGGAAGTGCAGGGCGAAATCTACGAAACGGCGAAACGCCACGATATCGACATCGGCGATTTCTTCAGCACCGGCTACGGGTTGTTCTTCGGCGAGGAGCAGGGACCGAAACTCGGCCCGTTCCTCTCGAACTTGGACGAGGAGTTCGTTCTCTGCCGTTTGCGGCGGGA is a window from the Haladaptatus sp. R4 genome containing:
- the lysS gene encoding lysine--tRNA ligase, whose protein sequence is MSAGTAPMDERDESASENHHAFWADEVADRIEARDPDDPIVIKGGISPSGVPHLGNVNEIMRGYFVAEVLRDRGHEVRQVFTADDRDPLRKLPRKLADLDGNIVELGDVNAGALGRNLGKPYTDIPDPFDCCDSYGEHFSNLIQQSADLLGVPIDVVSNTEMYKSGELEDVTRELLENSEKAREVLAEYQDKVDGEYIPFNPICEECGKVTETVTDFDVDAGTVEYVCTDLKAGDNVIDGCGHEGTATLREGKLPWRFEWPAQWKTLGVDFEPFGKDHAEGSWPSGEDIARNVMEFEPPVPMTYEWFTLNGKPFSSSEGNIVLVAEVLELLEPEVLRYFFTKDPSKARDFDIDRLDLLVDEFDRFERIYFGEEDADERERTLAERVYPMVVDEPQQERIRIPYTFAAILGMTDDPELREEIARREGHISDDAPDWAVEDALGRVERAQAWARRTGNEYDYDLKRTEMPDVDIDAETDAALAELADFIEEGHDGEEVQGEIYETAKRHDIDIGDFFSTGYGLFFGEEQGPKLGPFLSNLDEEFVLCRLRREG
- a CDS encoding molybdopterin synthase, with the translated sequence MYVVGVTGEGAETVADRLTDRFGESGTVGTVRREPDASGAPAPSGSAASFDAAAETAFELGDGWRARGQNKSVADVLDLLAPAHEYAVVVGFPDADIPRIVLGDADCSGEVLTRAASPDALDIEAVVTALEATEPHETLESLVARVKRDPEAERSGAIATFTGRVRAKDSDDDSPTEFLDFEMYDGVAQEKLDAIRSDLEAREGVFSVLMHHRTGRIDYGEDIVFVVVLAGHRGEAFRTVEDGIDRLKAEVPIFKKEVTLDEQFWVHDR
- the pyrH gene encoding UMP kinase is translated as MKVVVSIGGSVLAPDLESQRVRGHAEVIESLATEGCEIGAVVGGGGVARDYIGTARNLGANEIELDDIGIDVTRLNARLLIAALGERAAPSPAETYEEAGTAMHRGDIAVMGGVMPGQTTDAVSAALAEYTNADLLVYATSVNGVYSDDPNEVEDATKYDELSASELVDIVTDLEMTAGSSAPVDFVAAKLIGRSGVRTIVLDGTEPQRIADAVLDGKHTGTDIIPEGADDEMTYWVQE